CCACGAACCGGGTCCTGAAGGAGGAGATGCGGGCGGGGCGGGTCCGGGAGGATCTCTACTACCGGTTGAACGTCATCCCGATCGCGGTGCCTCCGCTGCGCGAACGGCGGGAGGACATCCCCCTGCTCGTCGATCACGCGCTGAAATCCCTGCGCAAGCGGGGGCTGGACCGGGTGCGCGCCGTTTCTCCGGAGGCGATGCGGCGGCTGATGGAGTACCGGTGGCCGGGAAACATCCGGGAGCTGGAGAACGTCCTGGAGCGCGCCGCCGTGGTCTCCCGCGGTCCCGTGGCGGCGGTCGCGGATCTGCCGGACGAGATTCGGGAACCGGCCGGCGTCGGCCCGGGGGAGGCGGGGGGAAGCGTGGACGGAGGGCAGGTCGCCCCCCCTTCGGACGAGAGGGTACGGATGCTGCGGGCCCTGGAGGAAAACCGGTGGAACCGCGGAGCCGCGGCGGCGGCGCTCGGGATGGACCGGTCGACCCTCTGGCGAAAGATGAAACGGTTCGGTGTCGGCTGAGATATTCTGAAACGAATTGTTGCAGGACGGGAGACCCGCGGATCGATATAAGCGTCGAATCTCCTATCCGTTCGCCGCTTCCGGGGGTTGGCATCCCGAATGCAGTTCTCCTCGCATCGGAAGACTTCCGGCAACATCCAACGGGAGCCCGAAGAAGGAGATGGAACATGACCGTGGAACGTTGGATACGCGTGATCGCCGGCACGTTCGTGCTGGCAAGCCTTGCGTTGGGATGGTTCATGTCCCCGTGGTTCCTGCTGTTCACGGTGTTCGTCGGGTTGAACCTGTTCCAGTCGGGATTCACGAACTGGTGCCTGATGGAGAAGATCCTGATAAAGCTGGGCGTGCCCGAGCGATAGGAAGGGAGGAAAGGAGATGCCCTTATACGAGTATCGGTGCGGGAAGTGCGGGCAGCAGTTCGAGTCGTACCGGCGGCTGTCCGACGCGAAGGACGAGGAAACGTGTCCCGCCTGCGGGGCGACCGCCAAGAAACTGGGGATCTCCCTGTTCGCGAGTTCGAA
The DNA window shown above is from Deltaproteobacteria bacterium and carries:
- a CDS encoding sigma-54-dependent Fis family transcriptional regulator, whose translation is SSDLVADKVGRFETANGGTLFLDEIGEISPALQVKLLRVLQDREFERVGSSRAQSADVRVIAATNRVLKEEMRAGRVREDLYYRLNVIPIAVPPLRERREDIPLLVDHALKSLRKRGLDRVRAVSPEAMRRLMEYRWPGNIRELENVLERAAVVSRGPVAAVADLPDEIREPAGVGPGEAGGSVDGGQVAPPSDERVRMLRALEENRWNRGAAAAALGMDRSTLWRKMKRFGVG
- a CDS encoding DUF2892 domain-containing protein encodes the protein MTVERWIRVIAGTFVLASLALGWFMSPWFLLFTVFVGLNLFQSGFTNWCLMEKILIKLGVPER
- a CDS encoding zinc ribbon domain-containing protein, yielding MPLYEYRCGKCGQQFESYRRLSDAKDEETCPACGATAKKLGISLFASSKGSANPGGSSCGGGPRRSPFS